A single Primulina eburnea isolate SZY01 chromosome 11, ASM2296580v1, whole genome shotgun sequence DNA region contains:
- the LOC140804452 gene encoding uncharacterized protein isoform X2: MLPFIAPPSSPAYFLQSDPSSATQSPVGVLSVHAYSPGGTAPIFTIGPYAHETGLVSPPVFSTFTTEPSTASFTPPPESVQMTTPSSPEVPFAQLLSSSLARNKRFSGMNLKYPLSQYEYIPYPYPGSPGGHVKSPGSAISNSGTSSPLPDKRATIEFRMGEAPKFIGYDHFSNRKWGSRVGSGSVTPNGWGSRLGSGTLTPNSGVSRFGSGTLTPNGGEPPSRDCNLLEIQISEVVSLSNSERGSQNDGTVDHRVSFELNGEDIPTCIVKEPVPNSRIITSRIPPEAISSTKIESSSMAIDMEGDGCHQKHRTISLGSSKDFNFNNAKGQVSEKSIIDCEWWTNDKAVKKESSPQNNWTFFPMMQSGVS, translated from the coding sequence ATGCTTCCATTCATTGCCCCTCCCTCTTCTCCAGCATATTTTCTTCAATCCGATCCTTCCTCTGCCACTCAATCACCTGTAGGTGTACTTTCTGTTCATGCCTACTCACCAGGCGGGACAGCGCCTATTTTCACAATCGGTCCTTACGCTCATGAGACTGGATTAGTTTCGCCTCCTGTGTTTTCTACCTTCACAACCGAGCCTTCTACAGCTTCATTTACCCCACCTCCGGAATCTGTGCAAATGACAACACCTTCCTCACCAGAAGTCCCATTTGCACAGCTTTTGTCGTCGTCTCTTGCTCGGAACAAGAGATTTAGTGGGATGAATCTGAAATACCCATTGTCCCAGTACGAGTACATACCCTACCCATACCCTGGAAGCCCTGGTGGTCATGTCAAatcaccaggctcggctatttcTAATTCTGGAACCTCTTCGCCTTTACCTGATAAACGTGCAACCATTGAATTTCGAATGGGGGAAGCTCCCAAGTTTATAGGCTACGACCACTTTTCTAACCGTAAATGGGGTTCCAGAGTCGGTTCTGGATCTGTAACTCCCAATGGCTGGGGCTCAAGACTAGGCTCAGGAACTTTGACACCAAACAGCGGGGTATCAAGGTTCGGTTCTGGAACCCTGACACCTAATGGTGGTGAACCCCCATCTCGGGACTGTAACCTTTTGGAGATCCAAATTTCTGAAGTAGTCTCATTATCTAACTCTGAGCGGGGATCACAAAATGATGGAACTGTCGATCACAGAGTGTCTTTCGAACTAAACGGTGAAGATATACCCACTTGTATAGTGAAGGAACCAGTCCCTAATTCACGCATAATCACATCAAGAATCCCACCAGAAGCAATATCTTCAACAAAGATTGAAAGTAGCTCTATGGCTATTGACATGGAAGGGGATGGATGCCATCAAAAGCATCGTACAATCTCTCTTGGTTCAAGCAAAGATTTCAACTTCAACAATGCAAAAGGACAAGTTTCGGAGAAATCCATTATCGACTGTGAGTGGTGGACGAATGATAAAGCTGTGAAAAAGGAATCAAGCCCTCAAAACAACTGGACTTTCTTCCCAATGATGCAATCGGGAGTCAGTTAA
- the LOC140804452 gene encoding uncharacterized protein isoform X1, with protein sequence MAMSSVQNTVETVNAAATAIVTAESRVQPYTVQKKRWGSLWSLYCCFGSHKNSKRIGHAVILSEPTSQRIIAPVSENSNRPATIMLPFIAPPSSPAYFLQSDPSSATQSPVGVLSVHAYSPGGTAPIFTIGPYAHETGLVSPPVFSTFTTEPSTASFTPPPESVQMTTPSSPEVPFAQLLSSSLARNKRFSGMNLKYPLSQYEYIPYPYPGSPGGHVKSPGSAISNSGTSSPLPDKRATIEFRMGEAPKFIGYDHFSNRKWGSRVGSGSVTPNGWGSRLGSGTLTPNSGVSRFGSGTLTPNGGEPPSRDCNLLEIQISEVVSLSNSERGSQNDGTVDHRVSFELNGEDIPTCIVKEPVPNSRIITSRIPPEAISSTKIESSSMAIDMEGDGCHQKHRTISLGSSKDFNFNNAKGQVSEKSIIDCEWWTNDKAVKKESSPQNNWTFFPMMQSGVS encoded by the exons ATGGCCATGAGCAGCGTTCAGAACACCGTGGAAACAGTGAATGCTGCAGCAACCGCCATAGTTACTGCTGAAAGCAGAGTTCAACCTTATACAGTGCAG AAGAAAAGATGGGGAAGTTTGTGGAGTCTCTACTGTTGTTTTGGTTCTCACAAGAACAGCAAACGAATTGGCCATGCTGTCATTTTGTCAGAACCAACTTCACAGAGGATTATAGCCCCGGTCTCTGAAAATTCGAATCGTCCTGCCACCATTATGCTTCCATTCATTGCCCCTCCCTCTTCTCCAGCATATTTTCTTCAATCCGATCCTTCCTCTGCCACTCAATCACCTGTAGGTGTACTTTCTGTTCATGCCTACTCACCAGGCGGGACAGCGCCTATTTTCACAATCGGTCCTTACGCTCATGAGACTGGATTAGTTTCGCCTCCTGTGTTTTCTACCTTCACAACCGAGCCTTCTACAGCTTCATTTACCCCACCTCCGGAATCTGTGCAAATGACAACACCTTCCTCACCAGAAGTCCCATTTGCACAGCTTTTGTCGTCGTCTCTTGCTCGGAACAAGAGATTTAGTGGGATGAATCTGAAATACCCATTGTCCCAGTACGAGTACATACCCTACCCATACCCTGGAAGCCCTGGTGGTCATGTCAAatcaccaggctcggctatttcTAATTCTGGAACCTCTTCGCCTTTACCTGATAAACGTGCAACCATTGAATTTCGAATGGGGGAAGCTCCCAAGTTTATAGGCTACGACCACTTTTCTAACCGTAAATGGGGTTCCAGAGTCGGTTCTGGATCTGTAACTCCCAATGGCTGGGGCTCAAGACTAGGCTCAGGAACTTTGACACCAAACAGCGGGGTATCAAGGTTCGGTTCTGGAACCCTGACACCTAATGGTGGTGAACCCCCATCTCGGGACTGTAACCTTTTGGAGATCCAAATTTCTGAAGTAGTCTCATTATCTAACTCTGAGCGGGGATCACAAAATGATGGAACTGTCGATCACAGAGTGTCTTTCGAACTAAACGGTGAAGATATACCCACTTGTATAGTGAAGGAACCAGTCCCTAATTCACGCATAATCACATCAAGAATCCCACCAGAAGCAATATCTTCAACAAAGATTGAAAGTAGCTCTATGGCTATTGACATGGAAGGGGATGGATGCCATCAAAAGCATCGTACAATCTCTCTTGGTTCAAGCAAAGATTTCAACTTCAACAATGCAAAAGGACAAGTTTCGGAGAAATCCATTATCGACTGTGAGTGGTGGACGAATGATAAAGCTGTGAAAAAGGAATCAAGCCCTCAAAACAACTGGACTTTCTTCCCAATGATGCAATCGGGAGTCAGTTAA